A region of Plantactinospora sp. BC1 DNA encodes the following proteins:
- a CDS encoding bifunctional sugar phosphate isomerase/epimerase/4-hydroxyphenylpyruvate dioxygenase family protein produces the protein MTSSRSSAPTPPAGTGPGRTLRRAVATVCLSGTLEDKIAAAAAAGFDGIELFENDLVVSAWSPAEVRARCADLGLTIELYQPFRDFEAVPADLLRANLTRAEHKFDVMTDLGADTLLVCSSVAPAAVDDDGLAAEQLRLLADRAAARGIRIAYEALAWGRHVSTWDHAWRIVDRADHPALGLCLDSFHVLSREVDPAGIAGITPGKIFFLQLADAPQLRMDVLQWSRHHRLFPGQGAFDLAGFVRLVLSAGYAGPLSLEVFNDVFRQSDPARTAVDAMRSLVYLEDGLHPTGRSNRQPRRLPVAPGLTGHAFTEFAVDGRSGPLLQDVLRGLGFTHTGQHRSKPVQLWEQGGCRVVLNSAVTRPQASGTAAISAFALTTTDPHRGVDRAAALHAPVLPRRRGPAEAELAAIAAPDGTSVFLAEPDDGWRADFLPTGNEVAEGVGLVATDHLGLTQPFDHFDEAGLFYRSVLGLARLGTEEYAAPFGLMRSRGFTDPGRAVRLALTVAVLRRGDWAPSVADPQHVAFGTDDIFGTAAALDRLGAATLRISDNYYADLVARFGLDEETAQRLRRYGILYDRDPHGGELLHLYTPVYGGRIFFEVLQRRAGYDGFGDANAPVRMAAHRHQRLAEV, from the coding sequence ATGACCAGCAGCCGCAGTTCCGCCCCGACTCCGCCGGCCGGCACCGGCCCGGGCCGTACCCTGCGCCGGGCCGTCGCGACGGTCTGCCTCTCCGGCACCCTCGAAGACAAGATCGCCGCCGCCGCGGCGGCCGGCTTCGACGGCATCGAACTCTTCGAGAACGACCTGGTGGTCTCGGCGTGGTCGCCGGCCGAGGTACGCGCCCGCTGCGCCGACCTGGGGCTCACCATCGAGCTGTACCAGCCGTTCCGGGACTTCGAGGCGGTGCCGGCCGACCTGCTGCGGGCCAATCTGACCCGGGCCGAGCACAAGTTCGACGTGATGACCGACCTCGGTGCCGACACCCTGCTGGTCTGCTCGTCGGTGGCGCCGGCGGCGGTCGACGACGACGGGCTGGCCGCCGAGCAACTCCGGCTGCTGGCCGACCGGGCCGCCGCCCGGGGGATCCGGATCGCCTACGAGGCCCTGGCCTGGGGGCGGCACGTCTCCACCTGGGACCACGCCTGGCGGATCGTCGACCGGGCAGACCATCCGGCGCTCGGCCTCTGCCTGGACTCGTTCCACGTGCTGTCCCGGGAGGTCGACCCGGCCGGCATCGCCGGGATCACCCCGGGCAAGATCTTCTTCCTGCAACTGGCCGACGCGCCGCAGCTGCGGATGGACGTGTTGCAGTGGAGCCGGCACCACCGGCTCTTCCCCGGACAGGGCGCGTTCGACCTGGCGGGCTTCGTCCGGCTCGTGCTCTCCGCCGGGTACGCCGGACCGCTCTCCCTGGAGGTCTTCAACGACGTCTTCCGGCAGTCCGACCCTGCCCGTACCGCCGTCGACGCGATGCGCTCCCTGGTCTACCTGGAGGACGGCCTGCACCCGACCGGGCGGTCGAACCGGCAGCCACGCCGACTACCGGTGGCACCCGGGCTGACCGGGCACGCCTTCACCGAGTTCGCCGTCGACGGCCGGTCCGGCCCGCTCCTTCAGGACGTGCTCCGGGGGCTCGGCTTCACGCACACCGGGCAGCACCGTTCCAAGCCGGTCCAGCTCTGGGAACAGGGCGGCTGCCGGGTGGTGCTGAACAGCGCGGTGACCCGCCCACAGGCGTCCGGCACCGCCGCGATCAGCGCGTTCGCGCTGACCACCACGGATCCGCACCGCGGCGTCGACCGGGCCGCGGCGCTGCACGCGCCGGTACTGCCCCGGCGCCGTGGCCCGGCCGAGGCCGAGTTGGCGGCGATCGCCGCCCCGGACGGTACCTCGGTCTTCCTCGCCGAACCCGACGACGGCTGGCGGGCCGACTTCCTGCCGACCGGAAACGAGGTCGCCGAGGGCGTCGGACTCGTCGCCACCGACCACCTCGGGCTGACCCAGCCCTTCGACCACTTCGACGAGGCGGGCCTCTTCTACCGCTCGGTGCTCGGGCTCGCCCGGCTCGGTACCGAGGAGTACGCCGCACCGTTCGGGCTGATGCGCTCCCGGGGTTTCACCGACCCGGGGCGCGCGGTCCGGCTCGCCCTCACCGTCGCCGTGCTCCGGCGCGGTGACTGGGCGCCGTCCGTGGCCGATCCGCAGCACGTCGCCTTCGGCACCGACGACATCTTCGGTACCGCCGCCGCGCTCGACCGGCTCGGCGCCGCCACACTGCGAATCTCCGACAACTACTACGCCGACCTGGTCGCCCGGTTCGGTCTCGACGAGGAGACCGCGCAACGGCTCCGCCGGTACGGCATCCTCTACGACCGCGACCCGCACGGCG
- a CDS encoding TetR/AcrR family transcriptional regulator — MTDIRRDEAMTLRAAPAAEAGPDRGATPAAERRRDAERTRTDIIDVATDEFANRGYSGARVDEIAARTRTTKRMIYYYFGGKEQLYLAVLERAYGEIRAAERSVDVDHLEPVAAIRRLAEVTFDHHEAHPAFIKLVGVENAQQAEHMTHVARLVDLNSSAVDLLRGVLERGQRAGTFRSDVDALDVHMMISAFCFFRVANRHTFAALFDRDLLAATSRQHYRTMLAEMVTGYLRRR; from the coding sequence ATGACGGACATCCGGAGGGACGAGGCGATGACTCTGCGGGCGGCACCGGCCGCCGAGGCGGGGCCCGACCGGGGCGCGACCCCGGCCGCCGAGCGGCGGCGCGACGCGGAACGCACTCGGACCGACATCATCGACGTCGCCACCGACGAGTTCGCCAACCGGGGCTACAGCGGCGCCCGGGTCGACGAGATCGCCGCCCGCACCCGCACCACCAAACGAATGATCTACTACTACTTCGGCGGCAAGGAGCAGCTCTATCTCGCCGTCCTGGAGCGCGCGTACGGCGAGATCCGGGCCGCCGAGCGGAGCGTCGACGTCGACCACCTGGAGCCGGTGGCCGCGATCCGGCGCCTCGCCGAGGTCACCTTCGACCACCACGAGGCGCATCCGGCCTTCATCAAGCTGGTCGGGGTGGAGAACGCCCAGCAGGCCGAGCACATGACCCACGTCGCCCGGCTGGTCGACCTGAACAGCTCCGCGGTCGACCTGCTGCGCGGCGTACTGGAGCGCGGGCAGCGGGCCGGGACGTTCCGCTCCGACGTGGACGCTCTCGACGTACACATGATGATCAGCGCCTTCTGTTTCTTCCGGGTCGCCAACCGGCACACCTTCGCCGCGCTGTTCGACCGGGACCTGCTCGCCGCCACCAGCCGCCAGCACTACCGGACCATGCTCGCCGAGATGGTCACCGGCTACCTCCGCCGCCGCTGA
- a CDS encoding shikimate dehydrogenase: MRTCRYGLVGAGIDASLSPALHETEGRHHGLDLSYSLLDVDRPETPAELRRLLDDAEAAGFAGLNITHPFKQQVIELLDRLAPPADDIGAVNTVVFRDGRRIGYNTDAYGFTESFRLGLPGAATGRVVQLGAGGAGAACAYAQLAAGVGQLTVVDPDPDRRGLLAETLSMRFDTERIAVADPAELPAAVGAADGLVNTSPVGMRTHPGVPLPVELLHPGLWVLDVIYMPVQTELLAAARAAGLRAVGGTGMCVFQAAAAFQLFTGRTPDTGRMLRHLDRLLAGRARHAA, from the coding sequence ATGCGGACCTGCCGCTACGGGTTGGTCGGAGCGGGCATCGACGCGTCGCTGTCGCCGGCACTGCACGAGACCGAGGGCCGGCACCACGGCCTCGACCTGTCGTACTCGCTGCTCGACGTCGACCGGCCGGAGACCCCGGCCGAGCTGCGCCGGCTGCTGGACGACGCCGAGGCGGCCGGGTTCGCCGGGCTGAACATCACCCATCCGTTCAAGCAACAGGTGATCGAGCTGCTCGACCGGCTCGCCCCACCGGCCGACGACATCGGCGCGGTCAACACGGTCGTCTTCCGGGACGGACGGCGGATCGGCTACAACACCGACGCCTACGGGTTCACCGAGTCGTTCCGGCTCGGACTGCCCGGTGCCGCCACCGGCCGGGTCGTGCAGCTCGGGGCCGGCGGTGCCGGCGCCGCCTGCGCGTACGCCCAGCTGGCGGCCGGGGTCGGGCAGCTCACCGTGGTCGACCCCGACCCGGACCGGCGCGGTCTGCTCGCGGAGACCCTGAGCATGCGGTTCGACACCGAGCGGATCGCGGTGGCCGACCCGGCGGAGCTGCCGGCCGCCGTCGGCGCCGCCGACGGGCTGGTCAACACCAGCCCGGTCGGCATGCGGACGCATCCGGGGGTACCGCTGCCGGTCGAGCTGCTGCACCCCGGCCTGTGGGTGCTGGACGTCATCTACATGCCGGTGCAGACCGAACTGCTCGCCGCCGCCCGGGCGGCCGGCCTGCGGGCGGTGGGTGGCACCGGGATGTGCGTCTTCCAGGCCGCCGCCGCGTTTCAACTGTTCACCGGTCGGACGCCGGACACCGGCCGGATGCTGCGACACCTCGACAGGCTGCTCGCCGGGCGAGCCCGGCACGCCGCCTGA
- a CDS encoding Nramp family divalent metal transporter — protein sequence MSRQATTPDSAVPPDDPVTRELPEPMPLRRMVGPGVVAVGIGMAAGELILWPYLTALGGLGLLWLAIATLAVQFVINMEIERYTLASGQTVVAGFSRWWKGWGILICLAGAFQYVWPGWATSGSAVFTYLVGGGDAVWITVGVLVAIGVLLSVSKVVYRTVERVEMVKVALTLFFLAVVVVFVISLSTWGEGAKETVVGFGQIPAGITFTMLLSAIGAAGAGGVHNLVLSNWIRDKRYGMGAHVPRLISPITGQEEAAGSDRYAFPQDEGSLARWATWWKRANIEHFFTFALVCFVTITIMCLLAYQTLFGREDLTNDPSFLRIEGDVLASEVGAWLKPLFFAIAVVSLWAAAMGLLDVIGRVASDFLRRNYLTASTRWTEARLYLAVVWAEIVLGSIILLAGFSQPLGLLIISTCAASVVTLLYSILLVRLNIRDLPTAIRLRGWRLGGMLAAIGFYGFFAVAMVVTQLQRL from the coding sequence ATGAGCCGACAGGCGACCACCCCCGACAGCGCCGTACCCCCCGACGACCCGGTCACCCGCGAGCTGCCCGAACCGATGCCCCTGCGCCGGATGGTCGGCCCCGGCGTGGTGGCGGTCGGCATCGGGATGGCCGCCGGGGAACTCATCCTCTGGCCGTACCTCACCGCACTCGGCGGGCTCGGCCTGCTCTGGCTGGCCATCGCCACCCTCGCCGTCCAGTTCGTCATCAACATGGAGATCGAGCGGTACACCCTGGCCAGCGGCCAGACCGTCGTCGCCGGGTTCTCCCGCTGGTGGAAGGGCTGGGGCATCCTCATCTGCCTCGCCGGAGCCTTCCAGTACGTCTGGCCCGGCTGGGCCACCAGCGGCTCCGCCGTCTTCACCTATCTGGTCGGCGGCGGAGACGCGGTCTGGATCACCGTCGGCGTGCTCGTCGCCATCGGCGTACTGCTCTCGGTCTCCAAGGTGGTCTACCGGACCGTCGAGCGGGTCGAGATGGTCAAGGTCGCCCTCACGCTCTTCTTCCTGGCCGTGGTGGTGGTCTTCGTGATCTCCCTGAGTACCTGGGGCGAGGGCGCGAAGGAGACGGTCGTCGGCTTCGGGCAGATCCCGGCCGGGATCACCTTCACCATGCTGCTCAGCGCGATCGGCGCCGCCGGGGCCGGTGGCGTGCACAACCTGGTGCTGAGCAACTGGATCCGCGACAAGCGGTACGGGATGGGCGCGCACGTACCCCGGCTCATCTCGCCGATCACCGGCCAGGAGGAGGCCGCCGGCTCGGACCGGTACGCCTTCCCGCAGGACGAGGGGAGCCTGGCCCGCTGGGCGACCTGGTGGAAGCGGGCCAACATCGAGCACTTCTTCACCTTCGCGCTGGTCTGCTTCGTGACCATCACGATCATGTGCCTGCTCGCCTACCAGACCCTCTTCGGCCGGGAGGATCTGACGAACGACCCGTCGTTCCTGCGGATCGAGGGGGACGTACTGGCGTCCGAGGTCGGCGCCTGGCTCAAGCCGCTCTTCTTCGCGATCGCCGTGGTGTCGCTCTGGGCCGCCGCGATGGGGCTGCTGGACGTGATCGGCCGGGTGGCCAGCGACTTCCTTCGGCGCAACTACCTCACCGCCTCGACCCGGTGGACCGAGGCCCGGCTCTATCTCGCGGTGGTCTGGGCCGAGATCGTCCTCGGCTCGATCATCCTGCTCGCCGGCTTCAGCCAACCGCTCGGCCTGCTGATCATCTCCACCTGCGCGGCCTCGGTGGTCACCCTGCTCTACTCGATCCTGCTGGTCCGGCTCAACATCCGGGACCTGCCGACGGCCATCCGCCTGCGCGGCTGGCGGCTCGGCGGCATGCTGGCGGCGATCGGCTTCTACGGCTTCTTCGCCGTCGCGATGGTGGTCACCCAACTCCAGCGGCTCTGA
- a CDS encoding UdgX family uracil-DNA binding protein (This protein belongs to the uracil DNA glycosylase superfamily, members of which act in excision repair of DNA. However, it belongs more specifically to UdgX branch, whose founding member was found to bind uracil in DNA (where it does not belong), without cleaving it, appears to promote DNA repair by a pathway involving RecA, rather than base excision.) has protein sequence MPETETAPGAQEFIPPDAGSLAELRDAAGGCRGCELYRDATQTVFGRGDEQARVVFVGEQPGDMEDQKGLPFVGPAGHLLRRAVDEAGIDPAQLYITNAVKHFRFEMRGKRRLHKTPDRVHIVACRPWLVAEFARLHPEVVVVLGATAAKALLGPSFRVTQSRGVLLPWPESAQRPQDFAKVPVGPTGERETVAPTRLVATIHPSAVLRADDRDAAYAGLVDDLKVVAGALG, from the coding sequence ATGCCTGAGACGGAGACCGCGCCCGGAGCGCAGGAGTTCATCCCGCCCGACGCCGGCAGCCTGGCCGAGCTGCGCGACGCGGCCGGCGGCTGCCGGGGCTGCGAGCTGTACCGGGACGCCACCCAGACGGTCTTCGGCCGGGGTGACGAGCAGGCCCGGGTGGTCTTCGTCGGCGAGCAGCCCGGCGACATGGAGGACCAGAAGGGACTGCCGTTCGTCGGGCCGGCCGGGCACCTGCTGCGGCGGGCGGTGGACGAGGCCGGCATCGACCCGGCGCAGCTCTACATCACCAACGCGGTCAAGCACTTCCGCTTCGAGATGCGCGGCAAGCGCCGGCTGCACAAGACGCCGGACCGGGTGCACATCGTCGCCTGCCGGCCCTGGCTGGTCGCCGAGTTCGCCCGGCTGCACCCCGAGGTGGTGGTCGTGCTCGGCGCGACGGCGGCCAAGGCGCTGCTCGGCCCCTCGTTCCGGGTCACCCAGTCCCGGGGCGTACTCCTGCCCTGGCCGGAGTCGGCGCAGCGGCCGCAGGACTTCGCCAAGGTACCGGTCGGGCCGACCGGCGAGCGGGAGACGGTCGCGCCGACCCGGCTGGTCGCCACCATCCACCCCTCGGCGGTGCTCCGCGCCGACGACCGGGACGCCGCCTACGCCGGCCTGGTCGACGACCTGAAGGTGGTGGCCGGGGCGCTCGGCTGA
- a CDS encoding aminotransferase class I/II-fold pyridoxal phosphate-dependent enzyme produces the protein MTAHYQVAGTTAAAISASVETGVRTGELPAGAALPAVRALAQRLGVSPATVAKAYQGLRQRGVVETAGRNGTRIRPKPPVGGRRAALRLPAPPGALDLSVGEPDPGLLPPIGPHLAALAETTAAAVNYRDGGVLPELVDAARRRLVADGVPAEAVTVTGGASDGIERLLVGNLSAGDAVAIEDPGWANTIDLVATLGMRAVPMPVDEAGPTPAGLRAALAAGARAVLVTSRAQNPTGAAVSAQRAAELRTVLADHPDVLLIEDDHAAELAVEPLHTLAGATRNWAFVRSASKPYGPDLRLAVLAGDEVTVARVAGRLRVCSGWVSTLLQRLTLALWRDPAVAERIAVARDSYAGRVAALHAALAERGLSGYGRTGINVWLPVPDETRAVAVLRDAGYVVAPGSLFRLASGPGIRITVSPLAEADIAPLADALARAAAPATPATLSA, from the coding sequence GTGACAGCACATTATCAGGTCGCCGGTACGACGGCAGCCGCGATATCGGCCAGCGTGGAGACGGGCGTCCGGACCGGGGAGCTGCCGGCCGGAGCCGCGCTGCCCGCCGTCCGGGCCCTCGCCCAGCGGCTCGGGGTCAGCCCGGCGACGGTCGCCAAGGCGTACCAGGGACTGCGCCAGCGCGGGGTGGTGGAGACCGCCGGCCGCAACGGCACCCGGATCCGGCCGAAGCCGCCGGTCGGCGGCCGCCGCGCCGCACTGCGGCTGCCCGCGCCGCCCGGCGCGCTCGACCTCTCGGTCGGCGAACCCGATCCCGGGCTGCTCCCGCCGATCGGGCCGCACCTGGCCGCGCTGGCCGAGACCACCGCCGCGGCGGTCAACTACCGGGACGGCGGCGTGCTCCCGGAACTCGTCGACGCGGCCCGCAGGCGGCTGGTCGCCGACGGGGTGCCGGCGGAGGCGGTCACGGTCACCGGCGGCGCGTCGGACGGCATCGAGCGGCTGCTGGTCGGCAACCTGAGCGCGGGTGACGCGGTCGCGATCGAGGATCCCGGCTGGGCCAACACCATCGACCTGGTCGCCACGCTCGGGATGCGGGCGGTGCCGATGCCGGTCGACGAGGCCGGCCCCACCCCGGCCGGGCTGCGCGCCGCGCTGGCCGCCGGAGCCCGGGCGGTGCTGGTGACCAGCCGGGCACAGAACCCGACCGGGGCGGCGGTCAGCGCGCAGCGGGCGGCGGAGCTGCGGACGGTGCTGGCCGACCACCCCGACGTGCTGCTGATCGAGGACGACCACGCCGCCGAACTGGCCGTCGAGCCGCTGCACACCCTGGCCGGCGCCACCCGGAACTGGGCCTTCGTCCGCTCGGCCAGCAAGCCGTACGGGCCGGACCTGCGGCTCGCCGTGCTCGCCGGGGACGAGGTGACCGTCGCCCGGGTGGCGGGCCGGCTCCGGGTCTGCTCCGGCTGGGTCTCCACGCTGCTGCAACGGCTCACCCTGGCGCTGTGGCGGGACCCGGCGGTCGCCGAGCGGATCGCGGTGGCCCGGGACAGCTACGCCGGACGGGTCGCCGCGCTGCACGCCGCCCTCGCCGAGCGCGGGCTGAGCGGGTACGGCCGTACCGGGATCAACGTCTGGCTGCCGGTACCCGACGAGACCCGGGCGGTCGCGGTGCTCCGCGACGCCGGCTACGTGGTGGCGCCCGGCTCGCTGTTCCGGTTGGCCAGCGGGCCGGGAATCCGGATCACGGTCAGCCCGCTCGCCGAGGCCGACATCGCGCCGCTGGCCGACGCCCTGGCCCGGGCCGCCGCGCCCGCCACGCCGGCCACCCTGAGTGCGTGA
- a CDS encoding bifunctional pyridoxamine 5'-phosphate oxidase family protein/GNAT family N-acetyltransferase — protein sequence MADQTHPNGAAETYRQTPRSTASRDRSRMDYRRDSAHELLDEAYHCHLGFTVDGEPRVLPTLHVRLGETLYLHGSTGSRPLLAARSDAGLPVCVAVTQLDGLVYGRSQFHHSANYRSLVAHGTAHLVADETEKRRVLTALVEKVGRGRSADSRPPSRRELAETALLALPLREVSVRTRTGGVRDDPGDHDLPHWAGVLPLRTVAGRPEPDAGVTAALPAYLRPDRSRWHTPAPMAGAHVRLVPLAESHVDALFAATRDPEVWTHLSAAQPHDPAGMAEIVRTALDAHWRAERVPWAQLDATTGEVVGTTSYYEIDPGHRSVAIGHTWLGRRWWRTGLNTEAKLLLLGRAFDELGAERVVWHTDICNERSQRAIERLGATREAVLRRHRIRPDGSWRDTVQYAMLADEWPKAQVRLRERLQRAAPAGR from the coding sequence ATGGCCGATCAGACGCATCCGAACGGCGCCGCAGAGACCTACCGGCAGACCCCACGGAGCACCGCCAGCCGCGACCGGTCGAGGATGGACTACCGGCGCGACTCCGCACACGAACTGCTCGACGAGGCGTACCACTGCCACCTCGGGTTCACGGTGGACGGTGAGCCCCGGGTCCTGCCCACCCTGCACGTCCGGCTCGGCGAGACGCTCTATCTGCACGGCTCCACCGGCAGCCGGCCACTGCTCGCCGCCCGCTCCGACGCCGGACTGCCGGTCTGCGTCGCGGTGACCCAGCTCGACGGGCTGGTCTACGGCCGCTCCCAGTTCCACCACAGCGCCAACTACCGCTCGCTGGTCGCACACGGCACCGCACACCTGGTCGCCGACGAGACGGAGAAGCGGCGCGTGCTGACCGCGCTGGTCGAGAAGGTCGGCCGGGGCCGCAGCGCCGACAGCCGGCCACCGAGCCGCCGGGAGCTGGCCGAGACCGCCCTGCTGGCCCTCCCGCTGCGGGAGGTCTCGGTGCGCACCCGCACCGGCGGCGTACGCGACGATCCCGGCGACCACGACCTGCCGCACTGGGCCGGCGTGCTCCCACTGCGTACCGTCGCCGGGCGACCCGAGCCGGACGCCGGGGTGACCGCCGCGCTCCCGGCGTACCTGCGCCCGGACCGCTCGCGCTGGCACACCCCGGCACCGATGGCCGGCGCGCACGTCCGGCTCGTCCCGCTGGCCGAGTCGCACGTCGACGCCCTCTTCGCGGCGACCCGCGACCCGGAGGTCTGGACCCACCTGAGCGCCGCCCAGCCGCACGACCCGGCCGGGATGGCCGAGATCGTCCGGACCGCCCTGGACGCGCACTGGCGGGCCGAGCGGGTGCCGTGGGCGCAGCTCGACGCGACCACCGGCGAGGTGGTCGGGACCACCTCCTACTACGAGATCGACCCCGGGCACCGGTCGGTGGCGATCGGACACACCTGGCTGGGTCGGCGCTGGTGGCGTACCGGGCTGAACACCGAGGCGAAGCTGCTGCTGCTGGGCCGGGCCTTCGACGAGCTCGGCGCGGAGCGGGTGGTCTGGCACACCGACATCTGCAACGAGCGGTCACAGCGCGCGATCGAGCGGCTCGGCGCCACCCGGGAGGCGGTGCTCCGGCGGCACCGGATCCGGCCGGACGGCTCGTGGCGGGACACGGTGCAGTACGCGATGCTCGCCGACGAGTGGCCGAAAGCACAGGTCAGGCTCCGGGAAAGGCTTCAGCGGGCCGCCCCGGCGGGGCGATGA
- the leuE gene encoding leucine efflux protein LeuE, which translates to MMTGVLGITDIWTYVLGTVAIILLPGPNSLYVLTTAAKTGVRAGYRAAAGVFLGDAVLMVLSAAGVASLLKAYPPIFMVIKYGGAAYLGYVGLMMLRGAWRRWRTRNDPAVAPLVDTRPAAADRPFRRAAVISLLNPKAILFFISFFIQFVDPAYPYPALSFLLLGAIAQVTSALYLTMLIFTGTFLAAQFRRRRRLAAGVTTGIGALFLGFGIKLATASAG; encoded by the coding sequence ATGATGACCGGCGTGCTGGGGATCACCGACATCTGGACCTACGTGCTGGGCACGGTCGCCATCATCCTGCTGCCCGGACCGAACTCGCTCTACGTGCTCACCACCGCCGCCAAGACCGGGGTACGCGCCGGCTACCGGGCCGCCGCCGGGGTCTTCCTCGGCGACGCGGTGCTGATGGTCCTCTCCGCCGCCGGGGTGGCCTCGCTGCTCAAGGCGTACCCGCCGATCTTCATGGTGATCAAATATGGCGGCGCGGCCTATCTGGGTTACGTCGGGCTGATGATGCTGCGCGGCGCGTGGCGGCGCTGGCGTACCCGGAACGACCCGGCGGTGGCGCCGCTGGTCGACACCCGGCCGGCGGCGGCCGACCGGCCGTTCCGGCGGGCGGCGGTGATCAGCCTGCTGAACCCGAAGGCGATCCTCTTCTTCATCTCCTTCTTCATCCAGTTCGTCGACCCGGCCTACCCCTACCCGGCGCTGTCGTTCCTGCTGCTCGGTGCGATCGCCCAGGTCACCAGCGCGCTCTACCTGACCATGCTGATCTTCACCGGTACCTTCCTCGCGGCACAGTTCCGCCGCCGCCGTCGGCTGGCCGCCGGGGTGACCACCGGGATCGGGGCGCTCTTCCTCGGCTTCGGCATCAAGCTGGCGACCGCCAGCGCCGGCTGA
- a CDS encoding sporulation protein, with translation MGFGGLLPGSGLTVRTTLANPSTRPGLSLPGRVILTAGRSPVTVDGVTLGLVTRVEPAGGELEYQPVEFHRVAAAGAFVLAEGERRVLDFAVPVPWETPVTVVGGHCLLNLRMGLRAEVAVSALLDRGDLRPVYVHPLPAQAGVLSALAELGFALRQVGLLAERLPGIDQRLPFHQKIAYWAAPLYGGPFSELEVSFFTDQYRVEVLFALDRRVALAGAGHLSFSRFRVAHQGAAELDWITVVDSWLRYAVQRHSATAAGYQVRTAPGPPPAPRPTDPDRSHPGPSGTDTPDSEPAGEEPRGAAPAAGHDPDRGLRPIGGGEGGIGGGSGGGAGGGGGGT, from the coding sequence GTGGGCTTCGGGGGACTCCTGCCGGGTTCGGGTCTGACCGTGCGGACCACGCTGGCCAATCCGAGTACCCGGCCGGGCCTGTCGCTGCCCGGCCGGGTCATCCTCACCGCCGGCCGGTCGCCGGTGACGGTCGACGGCGTGACGCTCGGCCTGGTCACCCGGGTGGAGCCGGCCGGCGGGGAGCTGGAGTACCAGCCGGTGGAGTTCCACCGGGTGGCCGCCGCCGGGGCGTTCGTGCTGGCCGAGGGGGAGCGCCGGGTCCTCGACTTCGCCGTGCCGGTGCCCTGGGAGACCCCGGTGACGGTGGTCGGCGGGCACTGCCTGCTCAACCTGCGGATGGGGCTGCGGGCCGAGGTCGCGGTCAGCGCGCTGCTCGACCGGGGCGACCTGCGTCCGGTGTACGTGCACCCGCTCCCCGCCCAGGCCGGCGTGCTCTCCGCCCTGGCCGAGCTGGGCTTCGCACTGCGCCAGGTGGGGCTGCTCGCCGAGCGGCTGCCGGGGATCGACCAGCGGCTGCCGTTCCACCAGAAGATCGCGTACTGGGCGGCACCGCTCTACGGCGGCCCGTTCAGCGAGCTGGAGGTCTCGTTCTTCACCGACCAGTACCGGGTGGAGGTGCTCTTCGCCCTGGACCGCCGGGTGGCGCTGGCCGGTGCCGGGCACCTCAGCTTCAGCCGGTTCCGGGTGGCGCACCAGGGTGCGGCGGAACTCGACTGGATCACGGTGGTGGACAGTTGGCTCCGGTACGCCGTACAGCGGCACTCGGCGACCGCCGCCGGCTACCAGGTGCGTACGGCACCCGGTCCGCCGCCGGCGCCCCGCCCGACCGACCCCGACCGGTCGCACCCCGGCCCGTCCGGCACCGACACCCCGGACAGCGAGCCGGCGGGGGAGGAGCCCCGGGGTGCCGCGCCGGCCGCCGGCCACGATCCGGACCGGGGGTTGCGGCCGATCGGCGGTGGCGAGGGCGGGATCGGCGGCGGTTCGGGCGGAGGTGCCGGCGGTGGCGGCGGCGGAACCTGA